A genomic window from Aurantimicrobium photophilum includes:
- a CDS encoding DsbA family protein, with product MSTGSHGNRPTRNQQREAARAKAKELREQQHKNDKRRKLFIQGGVAVAVIAIAALFISTIATSAPKEGPRPANMASDGIVLSGANMAAVLSEAGSPGADPVANLPMPGSSTVAIEVYQDYLCPACQAFDAANAEQLQTLVEAGAATLELHPIGMLANQSAGTKYSIRSTAAAACVANYSPDTFWKVNQAFYANQPQEGTPGLNDDEITALIDAQKPQNQSKIAKCIKDKTFVPWATQATDYALTGPMAQAAKDSGAAGVGTPTILVNGKVYTGSIVDPKEFLAFVTQVAGESASTTPATPAAG from the coding sequence ATGAGCACCGGATCCCACGGCAACCGACCTACTCGAAACCAGCAGCGTGAAGCTGCTCGTGCGAAGGCTAAAGAACTTCGCGAACAACAGCACAAGAACGACAAGCGTCGCAAACTCTTTATTCAAGGTGGAGTTGCCGTTGCGGTCATTGCTATCGCTGCCCTCTTCATCTCAACCATTGCCACCTCGGCACCCAAGGAAGGTCCTCGCCCTGCCAATATGGCCAGCGATGGAATCGTTCTCAGCGGTGCCAACATGGCTGCCGTGTTGAGCGAAGCAGGTTCCCCAGGTGCTGACCCAGTGGCTAATCTTCCTATGCCTGGTTCGTCCACCGTGGCCATCGAGGTTTACCAGGACTACCTGTGCCCTGCATGTCAGGCATTTGATGCTGCTAACGCAGAACAGTTGCAGACACTGGTTGAGGCTGGTGCAGCAACGCTGGAGCTTCACCCCATCGGTATGTTGGCCAACCAGTCTGCTGGAACCAAGTACTCGATTCGTTCAACTGCAGCAGCAGCGTGTGTAGCGAACTATTCACCTGACACCTTCTGGAAGGTCAACCAGGCTTTCTACGCTAACCAGCCTCAGGAAGGTACTCCTGGTCTCAACGATGACGAGATCACGGCGTTGATTGATGCACAGAAGCCACAGAACCAATCCAAGATTGCCAAGTGCATCAAGGACAAGACCTTCGTCCCTTGGGCTACTCAGGCTACAGATTACGCACTGACGGGACCCATGGCTCAGGCTGCTAAGGATTCCGGTGCTGCTGGCGTGGGAACCCCCACCATCTTGGTCAACGGCAAGGTGTACACCGGTTCGATTGTGGATCCCAAGGAATTCTTGGCATTCGTAACTCAGGTTGCTGGTGAGTCAGCTTCCACAACTCCCGCTACTCCAGCCGCAGGTTAG
- the rlmB gene encoding 23S rRNA (guanosine(2251)-2'-O)-methyltransferase RlmB, whose protein sequence is MAGKPRAGAVRKSGKGPVKGTGGLGRRALEGKGPTPKAEDREWHPAGKAKIRREKLAAMGKLNRNTVDGQRKAAPKRSKANDDTEVVTGRNSVLEALRARIPATALYIATRIEMDDRVKEMLSIATQRGIPILEVMKPELDRMGGYDSVHQGVAVKVPPYEYAHPNDLLEKAFDSKKAPLFVALDGITDPRNLGAIIRSTAAFGGDGIILPQRRSVGVTAAAWKTSAGAAARLPVSMAANLTATIKSFKDQGVFVIGLDGGGDTMLPGLELADRPLLIVVGNEGKGLSKLVTDNCDAIVSIPISASTESLNAGIAASVALYEVARLRSAGV, encoded by the coding sequence ATGGCAGGTAAGCCTCGGGCTGGAGCAGTCCGCAAATCAGGTAAGGGTCCCGTCAAAGGCACCGGCGGTCTTGGCCGCCGTGCACTTGAAGGCAAGGGTCCAACCCCCAAGGCAGAAGACCGCGAATGGCACCCTGCGGGAAAGGCCAAGATCCGTCGCGAAAAGCTGGCTGCGATGGGCAAGCTCAACCGCAACACAGTTGACGGTCAGCGCAAGGCTGCGCCTAAGCGCAGCAAGGCCAACGATGACACCGAGGTTGTAACCGGTCGTAACTCGGTACTCGAGGCACTTCGTGCTCGAATTCCTGCAACCGCCCTTTACATCGCCACTCGTATCGAGATGGATGACCGCGTCAAGGAGATGCTGTCGATCGCCACTCAGCGCGGCATTCCTATCCTCGAAGTGATGAAGCCAGAGTTGGACCGCATGGGCGGATATGACTCGGTTCACCAGGGCGTGGCCGTCAAGGTTCCTCCTTACGAATATGCCCACCCCAACGACCTGTTGGAGAAGGCATTCGATTCCAAGAAGGCACCTCTGTTCGTTGCGCTCGATGGCATTACTGACCCTCGTAATTTGGGTGCGATTATTCGTTCCACAGCCGCGTTCGGTGGCGACGGCATCATCCTGCCTCAACGTCGTTCAGTGGGTGTGACCGCTGCTGCATGGAAGACCTCTGCAGGTGCGGCAGCGCGCCTGCCGGTTTCCATGGCTGCGAACCTCACTGCAACCATCAAGTCCTTCAAAGACCAGGGTGTTTTCGTGATTGGTCTCGACGGCGGCGGAGACACCATGCTGCCCGGTCTTGAACTTGCAGATCGACCTTTGCTCATCGTTGTGGGGAACGAGGGTAAAGGCCTGTCTAAGTTGGTCACCGACAATTGCGATGCAATTGTCTCGATTCCCATCTCAGCAAGCACGGAGTCCCTCAACGCCGGTATTGCTGCCAGCGTTGCTCTCTATGAAGTAGCACGCCTGCGCTCAGCTGGCGTTTAG
- a CDS encoding LytR C-terminal domain-containing protein, whose amino-acid sequence MSEKTVRDQFDDLTPGGERRGVHRAPKRRGAGFVPFAWAALATGVLVVGGVGTLIVTSDSISMKDFESIFALPTAAASATPKATAAPTVDPASVVNVLNATGETGIATAVGDQIAAEGWTVGAKSNASETAEKTFIYYGNPTLEGAARGLAQTLGYGEIKLTDKYIESSAQLTLVVGQDHAG is encoded by the coding sequence ATGTCTGAGAAAACAGTTCGCGACCAGTTCGACGACCTCACCCCCGGTGGAGAGCGTCGCGGTGTTCACCGTGCGCCCAAGCGCCGCGGTGCAGGCTTTGTTCCATTCGCCTGGGCAGCTTTGGCCACCGGCGTTCTTGTCGTGGGCGGTGTGGGAACACTCATCGTCACGAGTGACAGCATCAGCATGAAGGATTTCGAGAGTATCTTCGCCTTACCTACGGCGGCAGCTTCAGCTACGCCGAAAGCTACTGCTGCTCCGACGGTTGATCCTGCTTCGGTCGTTAACGTGCTGAACGCCACCGGTGAAACCGGTATTGCCACCGCCGTGGGTGACCAGATTGCTGCCGAAGGCTGGACCGTTGGAGCCAAGTCCAACGCCAGTGAAACGGCAGAGAAAACCTTTATCTACTACGGCAACCCCACCCTGGAAGGTGCTGCCCGAGGCCTTGCCCAGACTCTGGGATACGGCGAAATTAAGCTCACCGATAAGTACATTGAGAGCTCCGCACAACTCACTTTGGTTGTGGGACAGGACCACGCCGGCTAA
- a CDS encoding DUF3263 domain-containing protein has product MFDERDRAILDFEREWWQHPGAKEDAIRQTFGLSPARYYQVLGKLMDSEAALAYDPMLVKRLKRVRDDRRSSRQKRINPDSSEKN; this is encoded by the coding sequence GTGTTTGACGAGCGTGATCGTGCCATTCTCGACTTTGAGCGTGAATGGTGGCAGCACCCCGGTGCCAAAGAAGACGCTATTCGACAAACCTTTGGTTTGTCACCTGCTCGGTATTACCAAGTACTGGGCAAGCTGATGGATTCAGAAGCTGCATTGGCCTACGACCCCATGCTGGTGAAACGGCTGAAGCGCGTCCGGGATGACCGTCGCAGCTCACGCCAGAAGCGGATTAACCCTGATTCATCAGAAAAGAACTGA
- a CDS encoding sensor histidine kinase: MPFNFNDRWNAISLRTKVTGVTVLLLTIGLLVSGIGTMAMLKPALIGQLDTQLQSVHQDLSSVLRLSKTGTTDQTAPTDYYYAVYSAGGVLLEQNWTDKPEAIRPQLATGITVDQATTLDGAIFPVRSSNGRTLFHAIAVPVTFDDATGTLGTVVVALSTAGVDKLMTTYLSIFLGLGIAIVIVGALLTRFLVTTTFAPLREVEDTAVAIADGDLSLRLPSTAPTNTEVGRLNRSLNIMLGRIDRAFADRARTIDQMQRFVGDASHELRTPLVSVRGYAELYRMGALQTPEEIGQAMERIEKEAIRMGALVEDLLELARMDETRPLEISKFDLLKIAHDAALDARAFDPERTITVEGDSVEILAAENKIRQVVTNLMGNALRFTESGTPLELVVSHDEAAGEATISIVDHGDGIPKQIREKIFERFYRADNSRARETGGSGLGLAIVASIVKAHQGRINVTATKGGGATFSVTLPVVHTPVQD, translated from the coding sequence ATGCCTTTCAATTTCAACGACCGATGGAACGCCATCTCCTTGCGCACCAAGGTGACCGGCGTCACTGTGTTGTTGTTGACAATCGGTTTGCTGGTTTCGGGTATTGGAACCATGGCGATGCTCAAGCCCGCCCTGATTGGGCAGCTGGACACCCAGCTTCAATCAGTGCATCAGGACCTCTCCAGCGTGCTTCGCCTGAGCAAAACAGGTACGACCGATCAGACAGCTCCCACGGACTACTACTACGCGGTCTATAGCGCTGGTGGTGTGCTGCTGGAGCAAAACTGGACGGACAAGCCTGAGGCTATCCGTCCCCAGCTCGCAACTGGTATCACGGTTGATCAAGCCACCACCTTAGATGGTGCCATTTTCCCGGTGAGGTCCAGTAATGGCCGAACACTTTTTCACGCCATTGCTGTCCCCGTGACCTTCGATGACGCCACCGGCACCCTCGGCACCGTCGTTGTTGCACTTTCCACCGCGGGCGTGGACAAGCTGATGACCACCTACCTCAGCATCTTCTTAGGCCTCGGTATTGCCATCGTGATCGTGGGAGCGTTGCTCACCCGCTTCTTGGTCACCACCACCTTCGCCCCCTTGCGTGAAGTGGAAGACACGGCGGTTGCTATTGCCGATGGTGACTTGAGCTTGCGTCTGCCCTCCACGGCACCCACAAATACTGAAGTGGGGCGACTCAACCGCTCCCTCAACATCATGTTGGGCAGGATTGACCGTGCCTTCGCGGACCGTGCACGCACGATTGACCAAATGCAGCGCTTCGTCGGCGATGCCAGCCATGAGCTGCGCACTCCCCTTGTTTCCGTGCGTGGTTATGCTGAGCTTTATCGCATGGGTGCACTCCAAACGCCTGAAGAAATTGGTCAGGCCATGGAGCGCATTGAGAAAGAAGCCATCCGAATGGGTGCGCTGGTTGAAGACTTGCTCGAGCTCGCTCGCATGGATGAGACGCGTCCACTGGAGATAAGCAAGTTTGATCTGTTGAAGATCGCTCATGATGCAGCACTCGATGCCCGCGCATTCGACCCTGAGCGCACCATCACTGTCGAGGGTGACTCAGTAGAAATACTGGCTGCAGAGAACAAGATTCGCCAGGTTGTCACCAACCTGATGGGTAATGCTCTTCGCTTTACTGAGTCGGGAACACCACTCGAGCTGGTCGTCTCCCACGATGAGGCAGCAGGCGAAGCCACCATCTCAATCGTCGATCACGGCGACGGTATTCCTAAGCAAATTCGCGAGAAGATCTTTGAGCGCTTCTACCGTGCAGACAACTCTCGCGCCCGCGAAACCGGCGGTAGTGGTCTAGGACTGGCCATTGTTGCTTCCATTGTGAAGGCACACCAGGGACGTATTAACGTCACCGCGACCAAGGGTGGCGGCGCCACGTTCTCGGTGACTCTTCCTGTCGTCCACACCCCTGTTCAGGACTAA
- the groL gene encoding chaperonin GroEL (60 kDa chaperone family; promotes refolding of misfolded polypeptides especially under stressful conditions; forms two stacked rings of heptamers to form a barrel-shaped 14mer; ends can be capped by GroES; misfolded proteins enter the barrel where they are refolded when GroES binds), whose protein sequence is MAKIIAFDEEARRGLERGLNILADTVKVTLGPRGRNVVLEKKWGAPTITNDGVSIAKEIELDDPFEKIGAELVKEVAKKTDDVAGDGTTTATVLAQALVREGLRNVAAGADPISLKRGIEKAVAAVSEELINNAKEVETKEEIAATASISAADPEIGALIAEAIDKVGKEGVVTVEESNAFGTELELTEGMRFDKGYLSAYFVTDPERQEAVFEDPYILIVNSKVSNIKDLLPIVDKVIQTGKQLLIIAEDVDGEALATLVVNKIRGIFKSVAVKAPGFGDRRKAMLQDIAILTGGQVIAEEVGLKLENVELDMLGKARKVVITKDETTIVEGAGDADQIAGRVAQIRAEIDNTDSDYDREKLQERLAKLAGGVAVIKAGAATEVELKERKHRIEDAVRNAKAAVEEGIVPGGGVALIQAGKTAFEKLSLTGDEATGANIVKVAIEAPLRQIALNAGHEPGVVVDKVRSLAIGWGLNAATDEYVDLLAAGIIDPAKVTRSALQNAASIAALFLTTEAVVAEKPEKAAPPMGDPSGGMDF, encoded by the coding sequence ATGGCAAAAATCATTGCTTTTGATGAAGAGGCACGTCGCGGTCTAGAGCGCGGTCTGAACATCCTTGCTGACACCGTCAAGGTCACCCTTGGCCCACGCGGACGCAACGTCGTCCTCGAAAAGAAGTGGGGCGCCCCCACGATTACTAACGATGGTGTGTCCATCGCGAAGGAAATCGAACTGGACGACCCATTCGAAAAGATCGGCGCAGAGCTGGTTAAGGAAGTTGCCAAGAAGACTGATGACGTCGCTGGTGATGGAACGACCACCGCTACCGTTCTCGCTCAGGCACTCGTTCGCGAAGGTCTTCGCAACGTAGCTGCTGGCGCAGACCCCATTTCGCTCAAGCGCGGCATTGAGAAGGCTGTTGCAGCTGTTTCCGAGGAACTCATCAACAACGCTAAGGAAGTTGAGACCAAGGAAGAGATCGCAGCTACCGCTTCTATCTCCGCTGCTGACCCCGAGATCGGCGCACTGATCGCTGAAGCTATCGACAAGGTCGGTAAGGAAGGTGTGGTCACCGTTGAGGAGTCCAACGCTTTCGGCACCGAGCTCGAGCTCACCGAAGGTATGCGCTTCGACAAGGGTTACCTCTCCGCATACTTCGTGACTGACCCAGAGCGTCAGGAAGCAGTATTCGAGGACCCTTACATCCTCATCGTGAACAGCAAGGTTTCCAACATCAAGGACCTGCTGCCCATCGTGGACAAGGTCATCCAGACCGGCAAGCAGCTGCTCATCATCGCGGAAGACGTCGATGGCGAAGCACTCGCAACCCTCGTGGTCAACAAGATCCGTGGCATCTTCAAGTCGGTAGCCGTCAAGGCTCCTGGCTTCGGTGACCGCCGCAAGGCCATGCTTCAGGACATCGCCATCCTCACCGGTGGTCAGGTCATCGCTGAAGAAGTCGGCCTCAAGCTCGAGAACGTTGAACTCGACATGCTGGGTAAGGCTCGCAAGGTTGTTATCACCAAGGACGAGACCACCATCGTTGAAGGTGCTGGCGACGCAGACCAGATTGCTGGCCGCGTAGCTCAGATCCGTGCCGAGATCGACAACACCGACTCCGACTACGACCGCGAGAAGCTCCAGGAGCGCCTGGCTAAGCTCGCCGGTGGTGTTGCAGTGATCAAGGCTGGTGCCGCTACTGAAGTTGAACTCAAGGAGCGCAAGCACCGCATTGAGGACGCTGTCCGTAACGCTAAGGCTGCTGTTGAAGAGGGCATCGTCCCCGGCGGTGGTGTTGCACTGATCCAGGCTGGCAAGACTGCTTTCGAGAAGCTCTCGCTGACTGGTGACGAAGCAACCGGTGCAAACATTGTGAAGGTAGCTATTGAAGCTCCTCTGCGTCAGATTGCACTCAACGCAGGTCACGAGCCCGGCGTTGTCGTCGACAAGGTTCGTTCACTGGCAATCGGTTGGGGCCTCAACGCTGCAACTGACGAGTACGTTGACCTTCTGGCTGCGGGCATTATTGACCCAGCTAAGGTAACCCGCTCGGCTCTGCAGAACGCAGCTTCTATCGCAGCTCTCTTCCTCACCACTGAGGCAGTTGTTGCTGAGAAGCCTGAGAAGGCAGCACCCCCCATGGGTGACCCCTCAGGTGGCATGGACTTCTAA
- a CDS encoding WXG100 family type VII secretion target, producing MPVFHVDSEAVSHASSAAQQSISRIQSEVLALHSQLSNLQSSWSGTAATAFQAVVSEWHLTAQRVDESLSSINHALSLAAQQYMDIEQATARMFRG from the coding sequence ATGCCCGTCTTTCACGTCGACAGCGAAGCTGTCTCCCATGCCAGCTCAGCTGCACAGCAGTCCATCTCTCGAATTCAGAGTGAAGTTCTCGCCCTGCACTCGCAGCTGAGTAATCTGCAAAGCTCCTGGAGTGGCACTGCAGCAACAGCCTTTCAAGCTGTGGTCTCCGAGTGGCATCTCACCGCCCAACGCGTAGACGAGAGCCTCAGCTCCATCAACCACGCACTCTCCCTGGCTGCTCAGCAATACATGGACATTGAGCAGGCCACGGCCCGAATGTTCCGCGGGTAA
- a CDS encoding DNA repair helicase XPB produces the protein MPDGPLIVQSDRSVLLEVAHPHAADARHDLAVFAELERAPEHIHTYRITRLGLWNARAAGHTAEEILGTLEKYSKYAVPASVTIDIAETVNRYGRLTIERDAEGTLILRGTDAAVLSEVSRSKKVSTLLEGKREDGSYEVAAWARGQLKQELLKLGWPAEDNAGYKPGAHHDIDLATDGWALRHYQEKAVSNFLEGGSGVVVLPCGAGKTLVGAGAMAATKTDTLILVTNTVSARQWRDELLKRTSLTPDEIGEYSGATKEIKPVTIATYQILTAKRGGEFAHLALLDALDWGLVIYDEVHLLPAPVFKLTAELQARRRLGLTATLVREDGRESDVFSLIGPKRFDAPWKEIEQEGFISPAECKEIRIDLDPEERLIYAAASDAERYRLAATSPVKIAIAKKLIAAHPGERVLVIGQYLDQLAELGAALGVPEITGATPVDERERLFNAFRDGSEPVLVVSKVANFSVDLPEASVAIQVSGAFGSRQEEAQRLGRLLRPKKSGFTATFYTLVARDTVDQDFALNRQRFLAEQGYSYEIVDGHTV, from the coding sequence ATGCCCGATGGACCGTTGATCGTTCAAAGCGATCGCTCAGTACTGCTCGAGGTGGCACACCCGCACGCCGCGGATGCTCGTCACGACCTCGCTGTCTTTGCCGAACTTGAACGCGCTCCCGAGCACATTCACACCTACCGCATTACTCGCTTGGGGTTGTGGAATGCTCGTGCTGCTGGTCACACCGCAGAAGAGATTCTGGGCACGCTCGAGAAGTATTCGAAGTATGCCGTTCCTGCCAGTGTGACCATCGACATCGCGGAGACTGTGAACCGCTATGGTCGCTTGACCATTGAGCGCGATGCCGAAGGCACGCTCATTCTCAGAGGCACTGACGCTGCTGTTCTGTCTGAAGTGTCTCGTTCCAAGAAGGTCTCCACCTTGCTCGAGGGCAAGCGTGAGGATGGTAGTTACGAAGTGGCTGCGTGGGCACGTGGTCAGCTCAAGCAAGAATTACTCAAGCTTGGCTGGCCCGCTGAAGACAATGCCGGCTACAAGCCCGGTGCACACCACGACATTGACCTCGCCACCGATGGCTGGGCACTGCGCCACTACCAAGAGAAGGCTGTCTCCAACTTCCTTGAGGGTGGCTCGGGTGTGGTTGTGCTTCCCTGTGGTGCAGGAAAGACGCTGGTCGGTGCGGGTGCTATGGCAGCAACGAAGACCGACACCTTGATCTTGGTCACCAACACGGTCTCGGCACGCCAGTGGCGTGATGAGCTCTTGAAGCGCACCTCGCTGACCCCGGATGAAATCGGGGAGTACTCGGGCGCAACAAAAGAGATAAAGCCGGTCACCATTGCGACCTACCAAATCTTGACCGCCAAGCGCGGTGGTGAGTTTGCTCACCTTGCTCTCTTGGATGCTCTCGACTGGGGCTTGGTCATTTATGACGAGGTCCACTTGCTCCCTGCACCCGTGTTCAAGCTGACGGCCGAGCTGCAAGCTCGTCGCCGTCTGGGCTTGACTGCCACGCTCGTGCGCGAGGACGGTCGCGAGTCTGATGTGTTCAGCCTGATCGGACCCAAGCGTTTCGATGCGCCGTGGAAAGAGATTGAGCAAGAAGGCTTCATCTCACCTGCCGAATGCAAAGAGATTCGTATTGATCTCGACCCCGAAGAGCGTCTGATCTATGCCGCAGCAAGCGACGCCGAGCGTTATCGCCTGGCAGCAACTTCGCCCGTGAAGATTGCGATTGCGAAGAAGCTCATTGCAGCCCACCCCGGTGAGCGCGTGCTCGTCATTGGTCAGTATCTGGATCAGCTTGCTGAACTGGGGGCCGCACTCGGTGTTCCCGAGATCACGGGGGCAACACCGGTAGATGAACGTGAGCGTCTCTTCAATGCCTTCCGTGACGGAAGCGAACCGGTACTCGTGGTGAGCAAGGTGGCGAACTTCTCGGTTGACCTTCCTGAGGCCAGTGTTGCTATCCAGGTCTCTGGTGCTTTTGGTTCACGACAAGAAGAAGCACAACGATTGGGTCGTCTCCTGCGCCCGAAGAAGAGTGGTTTCACTGCAACCTTCTACACACTCGTCGCCCGCGACACCGTTGATCAGGACTTTGCTTTGAACCGCCAGCGCTTCCTTGCGGAGCAGGGCTATTCCTACGAAATCGTTGACGGTCACACCGTCTAA
- a CDS encoding DUF3048 domain-containing protein: protein MTTFSRTLSRVVGVAAASALALGLAACSGGASGPATPDYKSTYKAPAPIAYAPLTGVALAEGTAVGPALSVKICNVFACEPQDGLNQADVVFEEIVEGGITRYVSIWNSNVPVSVGPVRSLRPMDADIAAPFGGIIAYSGYGAQETRDLAVDTGLVNVTENDPAMYRNDYNVAPYNLMLHAQEVIAANAGLAAPAQQWAYAGSLATSTAVLDGTPATSVQSIFSNSSDNTWTYDGAGRYLRTQWEGPDLDLTGAQLSAANVVIMRVNVDEFVGVPRTRMVDSGELFVLSGGKVVHGTWSKAATAAPIVFKGDNGVTIRLAPGNTWIEMVPLESYVTGGTVNIAG from the coding sequence GTGACTACTTTTTCGCGAACTCTTTCCCGTGTTGTTGGTGTAGCAGCTGCGAGTGCTTTGGCGCTCGGCTTGGCGGCCTGTTCTGGCGGTGCCAGCGGCCCAGCAACTCCTGACTACAAGTCGACCTATAAGGCGCCGGCGCCCATTGCTTATGCACCCCTGACCGGTGTGGCACTAGCCGAAGGCACTGCTGTGGGACCTGCGCTGTCTGTGAAGATCTGTAACGTCTTTGCGTGTGAGCCACAGGATGGCCTCAACCAGGCTGACGTGGTCTTCGAAGAAATCGTGGAGGGTGGCATCACCCGTTACGTGAGCATCTGGAACTCGAACGTTCCCGTCAGCGTGGGTCCTGTCCGCTCATTGCGCCCCATGGACGCAGACATTGCTGCCCCCTTTGGCGGCATCATTGCGTACTCCGGTTATGGCGCTCAGGAAACCCGTGACCTTGCCGTTGACACCGGCTTGGTCAACGTCACCGAGAACGATCCTGCGATGTACCGCAACGACTACAACGTTGCTCCCTACAACCTGATGCTGCACGCACAGGAAGTCATTGCGGCAAACGCCGGCCTGGCTGCACCTGCTCAGCAGTGGGCATATGCAGGTTCGCTGGCAACCTCGACCGCAGTACTTGATGGAACTCCAGCTACATCGGTGCAGAGCATTTTCAGTAACTCCTCTGACAACACCTGGACCTATGACGGTGCTGGTCGTTACCTGCGCACCCAGTGGGAAGGTCCTGACCTTGACCTCACCGGAGCTCAGCTTTCTGCTGCCAACGTCGTCATCATGCGTGTGAACGTGGACGAGTTCGTCGGCGTTCCCCGCACCCGCATGGTTGATTCGGGTGAACTCTTCGTTCTCAGTGGCGGCAAGGTCGTTCACGGCACCTGGAGCAAGGCAGCGACTGCGGCTCCCATCGTGTTCAAGGGTGACAATGGCGTGACTATTCGCCTGGCTCCTGGTAACACCTGGATCGAGATGGTTCCGCTTGAGTCTTATGTCACCGGTGGCACTGTCAACATCGCCGGTTAG
- a CDS encoding cold-shock protein — protein sequence MATGTVKWFNAEKGYGFVTVDGDEQDVFVHYSAIDMNGYKVLEEGQKVVFEIGTGNKGPQAESVRLA from the coding sequence ATGGCCACTGGAACCGTTAAGTGGTTCAACGCTGAAAAGGGCTACGGTTTTGTAACCGTAGACGGCGACGAGCAGGACGTATTCGTCCACTACTCCGCTATCGACATGAACGGCTACAAGGTCCTCGAAGAGGGTCAGAAGGTTGTTTTCGAAATCGGTACCGGAAACAAGGGTCCTCAGGCTGAGTCGGTTCGACTGGCTTAA
- a CDS encoding response regulator transcription factor — translation MENPRILIVDDEPNIRDLLTTSLRFSGFNVQAVGNGAAAISAVLAEEPDLIVLDVMLPDMNGFSVTKRLRSAGYTAPILFLTAKDDTQDKIMGLTVGGDDYVTKPFSLDEIVARIKAILRRTMQADEEALIRAGEISMDQDTHEVVVNDAVVELSPTEFKLLRYLMLNPNRVLSKAQILDHVWEYDFNGDAGIVESYVSYLRRKLDAVSTEPLIATKRGFGYMLKVAKAS, via the coding sequence ATGGAAAATCCACGAATCCTCATAGTTGATGACGAACCCAACATTAGAGACCTCCTGACCACAAGTCTTCGGTTCTCCGGGTTCAACGTTCAGGCTGTTGGCAACGGCGCAGCCGCGATCTCGGCAGTACTCGCTGAAGAGCCCGACCTGATCGTGCTCGACGTGATGCTTCCGGACATGAACGGTTTCTCCGTGACCAAGCGTTTGCGCTCGGCCGGATATACCGCACCCATTCTCTTCCTCACCGCAAAGGACGACACCCAGGACAAGATCATGGGCCTCACCGTCGGTGGCGATGACTACGTGACCAAGCCGTTTAGCCTCGATGAGATCGTGGCTCGTATCAAGGCCATCCTCCGCCGCACCATGCAGGCAGATGAAGAAGCCCTGATCCGTGCTGGTGAAATCTCGATGGACCAGGACACCCACGAAGTGGTTGTGAACGACGCTGTGGTTGAACTCAGCCCCACCGAGTTCAAGTTGCTGCGTTACCTCATGCTCAACCCCAACCGCGTGCTCAGCAAGGCACAGATCCTCGACCACGTCTGGGAATACGACTTCAACGGTGACGCCGGAATTGTGGAGTCGTATGTCTCCTACCTGCGTCGCAAGCTCGATGCCGTCTCGACCGAACCCCTCATTGCCACCAAGCGTGGGTTCGGCTACATGCTCAAGGTTGCCAAGGCTTCCTAA